The following proteins are co-located in the Castanea sativa cultivar Marrone di Chiusa Pesio chromosome 8, ASM4071231v1 genome:
- the LOC142608066 gene encoding U2 small nuclear ribonucleoprotein B'' 2-like, giving the protein MLSGDIPPSQTIYIKNLNEKVKKEELKRSLYALFSQYGRILDVVALKTPKLRGQAWVVFTEITAASNAVRQMQNFPFYDKPMRIQYAKTKSDCIAKEDGSYDKKKKQEEKAERKRRAEETQQSTMPNASAQNGGSSASFRHGNSSAQEAVAPNNILFIENLPHEATSMMLEMLFQQYPGFREVRMIEAKPGIAFVEFEDDQQSSMAMQTLQGFKITPQNPMTITFAKK; this is encoded by the exons ATGCTTTCTGGGGACATACCTCCTAGTCAGACTATATACATTAAGAATCTGAACGAAAAGGTCAAGAAAGAAG AATTGAAGAGATCCCTTTATGCCTTATTCTCACAATATGGAAGGATTTTGGATGTTGTTGCCTTGAAGACGCCCAAGCTTCGGGGTCAAGCATGGGTTGTGTTTACTGAAATAACAGCTGCCAGTAATGCAGTGCGGCAAATGCAGAACTTTCCATTTTATGATAAGCCTATG CGAATTCAATACGCAAAAACGAAGTCAGATTGTATTGCTAAAGAAGATGGAAGCTATgacaagaaaaagaagcaagaaGAAAAAG CTGAAAGAAAGCGGCGTGCTGAAGAAACGCAGCAATCTACCATGCCCAATGCAAGTGCTCAAAATGGGGGCTCATCG GCTTCATTCCGCCACGGAAACTCAAGTGCACAAGAAGCAGTGGCTCCAAACAATATACTCTTCATAGAGAATTTGCCTCATGAAGCCACTAGCATGATGTTGGAGATGCTTTTCCAACAGTATCCAGGATTTAGGGAAGTCCGAATGATTGAAGCGAAGCCAGGTATCGCCTTTGTAGAATTTGAAGACGACCAGCAGTCCTCCATGGCAATGCAGACCCTTCAGGGCTTCAAAATCACTCCTCAGAACCCCATGACCATCACTTTTGCCAAGAAGTAG
- the LOC142606200 gene encoding uncharacterized protein LOC142606200 — MYPDLYKGLKLKLEDLAYYDSPLVGFDGKIVVPMGQIRLPVQIGSKMVEMDFIVVDAYSPYIAIVARPWLHAMRAISTTLHLKVKYPSRDREEEVIRSQSMARRCLVAAIRHQTGMESSASAREGLYTYDAPGVDPNFIFHHLNVNPTIIPKKQLPWRSSIEHSEAVKEEVIKLKQAGAIKEVFYLKWLANTEMVKKKNRKLKVFGIHGRSSWN; from the exons ATGTATCCTGATTTGTACaaggggctaaagttgaaaCTCGAGGATTTGGCATATTATGATTCACCTTTGGTAGGCTTCGATGGAAAAATTGTTGTCCCAATGGGACAGATTAGACTACCGGTCCAAATAGGTTCAAAGATGGTCGAGATGGACTTCATTGTTGTGGATGCTTACTCCCCTTACATCGCCattgtggcgagaccttggctTCATGCCATGAGGGCCATTTCTACCACTCTGCATCTCAAGGTGAAGTACCCATCAAGGGACAGGGAGGAGGAAGTGATTAGAAGCCAGTCTATGGCTAGGCGGTGCTTGGTGGCTGCAATTAGGCATCAGACTGGGATGGAGTCCTCGGCCTCTGCTAGAGAGGGCTTATA CACTTACGATGCTCCTGGGGTGGATCCAAatttcattttccatcatttaaatgtcaatccaaCCATCATCCCCAAAAAGCAACTACCTTGGCGCTCATCTATagagcattctgaggctgttAAGGAAGAGGTGATCAAGCTCAAGCAagctggggctattaaggaagtgTTCTACCTTAAATGGTTGGCTAACACGGAaatggtgaagaagaaaaataggaaaTT gaaagtttttgggatacatggtCGCTCATCGTGGAATTGA